A single genomic interval of Ictalurus furcatus strain D&B chromosome 20, Billie_1.0, whole genome shotgun sequence harbors:
- the LOC128624166 gene encoding gamma-crystallin M2-like, producing the protein MARIYNLALSSLIPEIFTPKKQIIFYEDRNFMGRSYDCSSDCSDMSSYLSRCHSCRVESGCWMVYDHPNFMGNQYFLRRGDYADYMNMWGWGNNWIRSCRMIPMYRGSYRMRMYERENFMGQMMDVTDDCDSIMDRYHWSGGCHSCHVMDGHWLMYEQPHYRGRMWYFRPGEYRSFREMMGMSGMRFTSMRRIMDSWY; encoded by the exons ATGGCCAGG ATCTATAATCTTGCTTTGAGCTCACTCATTCCTGAAATATTTaccccaaaaaaacagatcatcTTCTACGAGGACAGGAACTTCATGGGTCGCTCCTATGACTGTAGCAGCGACTGCTCTGATATGTCATCCTACCTGAGCCGCTGCCACTCGTGCAGGGTGGAGAGCGGCTGCTGGATGGTGTACGATCACCCCAACTTCATGGGAAACCAGTATTTCCTCAGGAGGGGCGACTACGCCGACTACATGAACATGTGGGGCTGGGGCAACAACTGGATCAGGTCCTGCCGCATGATCCCAATG TACAGGGGCTCGTACAGAATGAGGATGTACGAGAGGGAGAACTTCATGGGTCAGATGATGGACGTGACTGACGACTGCGACTCCATCATGGATCGCTACCACTGGTCAGGCGGATGCCACTCATGCCACGTCATGGACGGCCACTGGCTCATGTACGAGCAGCCCCACTACAGAGGCAGGATGTGGTACTTCAGGCCCGGAGAGTACCGCAGCTTCAGGGAGATGATGGGAATGAGCGGAATGAGGTTCACGAGCATGAGGCGCATCATGGATTCCTGGTATTAA
- the LOC128623830 gene encoding gamma-crystallin M2-like: MARIIFYEDRNFMGRSYECSSDCSDMSSYLSRCHSCRVESGCWMVYDHPNFMGNQYFLRRGDYADYMNMWGWGNNWIRSCRMIPMYRGSYRMRMYERENFMGQMMDVTDDCDSIMDRYHWSGGCHSCHVMDGHWLMYEQPHYRGRMWYFRPGEYRSFREMMGTSGMRFTSMKRIMDSWY; the protein is encoded by the exons ATGGCCAGG ATCATCTTCTACGAGGACAGGAACTTCATGGGTCGCTCCTATGAGTGTAGCAGCGACTGCTCTGATATGTCATCCTACCTGAGCCGCTGCCACTCGTGCAGGGTGGAGAGCGGCTGCTGGATGGTGTACGATCACCCCAACTTCATGGGAAACCAGTATTTCCTCAGGAGGGGCGACTACGCCGACTACATGAACATGTGGGGCTGGGGCAACAACTGGATCAGGTCCTGCCGCATGATCCCAATG TACAGGGGCTCGTACAGAATGAGGATGTACGAGAGGGAGAACTTCATGGGTCAGATGATGGACGTGACTGACGACTGCGACTCCATCATGGATCGCTACCACTGGTCAGGCGGATGCCACTCATGCCACGTCATGGACGGCCACTGGCTCATGTACGAGCAGCCCCACTACAGAGGCAGGATGTGGTACTTCAGGCCCGGAGAGTACCGCAGCTTCAGGGAGATGATGGGAACGAGCGGAATGAGGTTCACGAGCATGAAGCGCATCATGGATTCCTGGTATTAA